The Amycolatopsis sp. 195334CR genome window below encodes:
- a CDS encoding RNA polymerase subunit sigma-70 produces MTDFERVAAPLRGELLAHGYRMLGSWHEAEDAVQETFLRGWRAWDAFEDRSSVRTWLHRIVTNVCLNAARDRGRRALPSGIGAPSENQGVLPAEASIEPFPGDRADLRLALVAAMQTLPPSQRAVLLLRDVLAFPAAEVAEMMGTSVAAVKSSLQRARARLADVDLGLDDVVEPSSPQARRLLDAYVTAFEMADVTALTTVLRADATLELVPDRTWFAGKADCAGVFAAAVGSPGDWRMDRVVVNGQPGALAYLRGQPFGVAVLDVRRDGIAGVTVFGGIADSEAFRGGDAQ; encoded by the coding sequence GTGACGGATTTCGAGCGGGTGGCGGCGCCACTGCGCGGTGAGCTCCTGGCGCACGGCTATCGGATGCTCGGGTCGTGGCACGAGGCCGAGGACGCGGTCCAGGAGACCTTTCTCCGCGGGTGGCGCGCCTGGGACGCCTTCGAGGACCGTTCCTCGGTGCGGACGTGGTTGCACCGCATCGTCACGAACGTGTGCCTGAACGCCGCCAGGGACCGCGGCCGGCGCGCGCTGCCCTCGGGCATCGGGGCGCCGTCGGAAAACCAGGGCGTGCTGCCCGCGGAGGCGTCGATCGAGCCGTTCCCCGGCGACCGCGCCGATCTGAGGCTGGCGCTGGTCGCCGCGATGCAGACGCTGCCGCCGAGCCAACGGGCGGTGTTGCTGCTGCGGGACGTGCTGGCGTTCCCGGCCGCCGAGGTCGCCGAGATGATGGGCACGTCCGTCGCGGCGGTGAAGAGCAGCCTGCAACGTGCCCGCGCCAGGTTGGCCGACGTCGACCTCGGGCTTGACGACGTCGTCGAGCCCAGCTCCCCGCAGGCGCGGCGGCTGCTCGACGCGTACGTGACCGCGTTCGAGATGGCGGATGTCACCGCCTTGACGACCGTGCTCCGTGCGGACGCGACGCTGGAGCTGGTGCCGGACCGGACGTGGTTCGCGGGCAAGGCGGACTGCGCCGGGGTGTTCGCCGCGGCGGTGGGGAGCCCTGGCGACTGGCGGATGGACCGCGTGGTCGTCAACGGCCAGCCGGGCGCCCTCGCGTACCTGCGCGGGCAGCCGTTCGGCGTCGCGGTGCTCGACGTCCGCCGGGACGGCATCGCCGGAGTGACCGTCTTCGGCGGCATCGCTGATTCAGAGGCGTTCCGGGGCGGCGATGCCCAGTAG
- a CDS encoding nitroreductase family deazaflavin-dependent oxidoreductase, with protein MTDTIDFDEMNRKVIAEFRETGGKAGGIFEGMPLVLVHHIGAKTGTARIAPLVPLVDGDRLYIFASKGGSPENPAWYHNLVANPKVEVEYGTERFPVNARVLTGTERDEVYAKQVAVQPQFGEYQQKTDRLIPVIELERIDR; from the coding sequence ATGACCGACACGATCGACTTCGACGAGATGAACCGGAAGGTCATCGCCGAGTTCCGGGAGACCGGGGGCAAGGCCGGCGGGATCTTCGAGGGCATGCCACTGGTCCTCGTGCACCACATCGGTGCCAAGACCGGGACCGCGCGCATCGCCCCGCTGGTTCCCCTGGTCGACGGGGACCGGCTCTACATCTTCGCCAGCAAGGGCGGCAGCCCCGAGAACCCCGCTTGGTACCACAACCTGGTGGCCAACCCGAAGGTGGAAGTCGAATACGGCACCGAGCGCTTCCCCGTGAACGCGCGGGTGCTCACCGGCACCGAACGGGACGAGGTGTACGCCAAGCAGGTCGCCGTGCAGCCCCAGTTCGGCGAGTACCAGCAGAAGACCGATCGGCTCATCCCGGTGATCGAGCTGGAGCGCATCGACCGCTGA